One uncultured Tolumonas sp. genomic window carries:
- a CDS encoding alpha-E domain-containing protein, giving the protein MLSRTASELYWMARFLERAENTARMLDVTQTMSLMPLIDADNSELIAPLTITGTHEPFMARYKNVSMDNLLAFFGLDEENPSSIFSCIRMARDNAHSVRGKIPSEVWESINATWLEIKTLHKKGINNNSAQAFLDWVKERSHLFRGATFGTIMRGDVLWFIRLGTFIERADNTARILDVKYQVIQEDEDSVREFYRWNSLLRSVGAYESHQTLYKGLSRQSVAELLILRNEVPRSLRASLEEVEQLLALIEGNAGYEPRRLTTVLNANLRFGKIEEVFAEGVHQYLTRFLNDIGAIGQSIHRAYLEAL; this is encoded by the coding sequence ATGCTGAGTCGTACCGCAAGCGAACTTTATTGGATGGCCCGGTTTCTGGAACGCGCCGAAAACACAGCGCGTATGCTGGATGTTACGCAAACCATGTCGCTGATGCCGTTGATTGATGCTGACAACAGTGAGTTGATTGCCCCTCTCACCATCACTGGTACCCATGAACCATTCATGGCGCGTTACAAAAACGTCAGCATGGATAATCTACTGGCGTTTTTTGGGCTGGATGAAGAAAACCCAAGCAGCATTTTTAGCTGCATCCGTATGGCCCGTGATAACGCACACTCCGTGCGCGGCAAAATCCCATCTGAAGTATGGGAAAGCATCAACGCAACCTGGCTGGAAATTAAAACTTTACACAAAAAAGGTATTAATAATAACAGTGCACAGGCCTTCCTCGATTGGGTAAAAGAGCGCTCACATCTGTTCCGTGGCGCGACGTTCGGCACCATCATGCGTGGTGATGTGTTGTGGTTTATCCGTCTCGGTACGTTCATTGAACGTGCGGACAATACTGCCCGCATTCTGGATGTGAAATATCAGGTCATTCAGGAAGACGAAGACAGTGTGCGCGAGTTCTACCGCTGGAACTCGTTACTGCGCTCCGTCGGCGCGTATGAATCACATCAGACGTTGTATAAGGGTTTATCGCGCCAATCGGTTGCAGAGCTGCTGATCTTACGCAATGAAGTACCACGCTCACTGCGCGCCAGCCTTGAAGAGGTTGAACAATTATTGGCGCTTATCGAAGGTAATGCCGGTTATGAACCGCGTCGTCTGACCACGGTGCTCAACGCCAACTTACGGTTTGGCAAAATTGAAGAAGTTTTCGCGGAAGGTGTCCATCAATATCTGACCCGATTCCTGAATGACATCGGCGCCATTGGACAAAGCATCCACAGAGCCTATCTGGAGGCCTTATGA
- a CDS encoding sugar ABC transporter permease, protein MTPVRSRSFHRFYDINGWCFVLGSLALVMLFMIYPIINSLWLSLHSGKGVIVQFVGFGNITRLMHDLVFITALTNTLIFLIVQVPVMILLSLATASCLNSPNVKFRSLFRMAIFLPCVTSLVAYSILFKSMFGYDGIVNSALMTIGLIDHPIAWLTDPFWAKVTIILAITWRWTGYNMIFYLAAMQNIDKSIYEAAKLEGVTPVQTFFNITVPLLKPVILFTSVMSTIGTLQLFDEAMNITKGGPANSTLTLSMYIYNLSFKFVPNFGYAATVSYVIVFFAAALALVQFKFVQDKK, encoded by the coding sequence ATGACTCCGGTTCGTAGTCGCAGTTTTCATCGGTTTTACGATATCAACGGTTGGTGTTTCGTGCTGGGCTCACTCGCGTTGGTGATGCTGTTCATGATTTACCCGATCATTAATTCGCTCTGGTTATCATTGCATTCTGGCAAAGGTGTTATCGTGCAGTTTGTCGGGTTCGGTAACATTACCCGCCTGATGCACGACCTCGTTTTTATTACCGCATTAACGAACACGCTGATTTTTCTGATTGTTCAGGTGCCGGTGATGATTTTGTTGTCATTGGCGACGGCATCTTGTCTCAACTCACCGAACGTTAAATTCCGCAGTCTGTTCCGCATGGCGATTTTCCTGCCTTGTGTGACCTCGCTGGTGGCCTATTCGATCTTGTTCAAAAGCATGTTTGGTTACGACGGTATTGTGAATTCAGCGCTGATGACGATTGGGTTGATTGATCATCCAATCGCGTGGCTGACCGATCCGTTCTGGGCAAAAGTGACCATCATTCTGGCGATCACCTGGCGCTGGACTGGTTACAACATGATTTTCTATCTGGCAGCAATGCAGAACATCGACAAGTCGATTTATGAAGCGGCCAAGTTGGAAGGTGTTACGCCAGTACAAACCTTTTTTAATATCACGGTGCCATTGTTGAAACCGGTGATCCTGTTTACTTCGGTGATGTCGACCATCGGCACGCTGCAGCTGTTCGATGAAGCCATGAACATCACCAAGGGCGGGCCAGCAAATTCCACGCTGACGCTGTCGATGTATATCTACAACTTGTCATTCAAATTTGTGCCGAACTTTGGTTATGCAGCTACGGTCTCGTATGTGATTGTCTTTTTTGCTGCGGCGTTGGCGTTGGTGCAGTTTAAATTTGTACAGGACAAAAAATGA
- a CDS encoding transglutaminase family protein, which produces MKLTIDHHTQYHYAEMVRHSTQYLRLTPQTSQRQRIVSWQLDLPEQATITTDGYGNILHVLSLDTPHETIQIHAHGEVEILEDELDDAIELISPLTYLRSSSLTHATAPIRELAQQHLDDSQPLVGLQSLMQAILEKMPYTPGATDVSFSADEALAAKNGVCQDHTHVFLACCRSAGIPARYVSGYLYTPDCAHVAMHAWAEVWLNDRWNTFDITNNTCSPNQHLKLAVGMDYLDACPVRGVRFGGGSEAMQAKAAVNLLDVQQQQ; this is translated from the coding sequence ATGAAATTAACCATCGATCATCATACGCAATATCATTATGCCGAGATGGTACGTCACAGCACTCAATATCTGCGTCTGACGCCACAAACCTCGCAACGCCAGCGCATTGTTAGCTGGCAATTAGATCTGCCAGAACAAGCCACCATTACGACAGATGGTTATGGCAACATATTGCATGTCTTGAGCCTCGACACCCCGCATGAAACCATTCAAATTCATGCGCACGGTGAAGTCGAAATTCTGGAAGATGAATTAGATGATGCAATAGAACTCATTTCGCCGCTGACATACCTGCGCAGTTCATCATTAACACATGCGACTGCGCCCATACGCGAATTAGCTCAGCAACATCTCGACGACAGCCAGCCACTAGTTGGTTTGCAATCGCTGATGCAAGCTATTCTGGAAAAAATGCCGTACACCCCCGGCGCCACTGATGTTTCATTTTCTGCCGATGAAGCATTAGCCGCCAAAAATGGCGTCTGTCAGGATCACACGCATGTGTTTCTGGCTTGTTGCCGCAGTGCTGGCATTCCAGCACGGTATGTCAGCGGATATCTTTACACGCCTGACTGCGCACATGTCGCTATGCACGCCTGGGCTGAAGTGTGGCTGAACGATCGTTGGAATACTTTCGATATTACCAATAATACCTGCTCACCTAACCAGCATTTGAAATTGGCTGTCGGGATGGATTATCTGGATGCCTGCCCTGTGCGTGGTGTGCGCTTTGGTGGCGGGAGTGAAGCCATGCAGGCAAAAGCGGCGGTAAATTTACTCGACGTGCAACAGCAACAATGA
- a CDS encoding beta-1,6-N-acetylglucosaminyltransferase: MIAYLILVHRYPNQFKRLFKAIYHPSSHYMIHVDKRSGAELQTEISDFLAEYPNASMLKSEKALWGGYSLVDAELRGMNELLNMGLEWKFFINLSAQDFPLKSQTYIHNYLNQHIGKDFLKVANQAEIRPDTMHRLEEFVTETDNEIISEPVQKRAFLKGVTPYIGNQWMILSRKFCEFISRSPEVDRFRDFYRNTLIADEGFFQTVIMNTSYKAAIVNDDKRAIDWIPMGTIKLRPRDFTADDAEFLKNSDDLFARKFDETVDQNILTILEEHLVQSSATPAKLIAPQRAKYPTGIAANAMTEALAE; this comes from the coding sequence ATGATCGCATATCTTATTTTAGTACACCGTTATCCGAACCAGTTCAAACGACTCTTCAAGGCGATTTATCATCCATCCAGTCATTACATGATCCATGTCGATAAGCGTTCTGGTGCCGAGTTGCAGACAGAAATAAGCGATTTTCTGGCGGAATATCCGAATGCCTCGATGTTAAAAAGTGAAAAAGCGTTGTGGGGTGGATACAGTCTGGTTGATGCCGAATTACGCGGTATGAACGAATTATTAAACATGGGGTTGGAATGGAAATTCTTTATCAATCTCAGTGCGCAAGATTTCCCGCTAAAGTCACAGACATACATCCATAATTATCTGAATCAGCACATTGGCAAAGACTTTTTGAAGGTGGCTAATCAGGCCGAAATTAGACCGGATACCATGCATCGCTTAGAAGAGTTTGTTACGGAAACAGATAATGAAATTATCAGTGAACCCGTTCAAAAACGGGCATTTCTTAAAGGTGTGACGCCTTACATCGGTAATCAGTGGATGATCCTGAGCCGTAAATTTTGTGAATTTATCTCTCGTAGCCCGGAAGTCGATCGTTTCCGCGATTTTTATCGCAACACCCTCATTGCCGACGAAGGTTTCTTCCAAACCGTGATCATGAACACCAGCTATAAAGCCGCGATTGTGAATGATGATAAACGAGCGATTGACTGGATACCGATGGGCACTATCAAGTTGCGTCCACGTGATTTTACGGCTGACGATGCTGAATTCTTGAAGAATAGTGACGATTTATTTGCCCGCAAGTTTGATGAAACCGTTGATCAGAATATTTTAACGATTCTTGAAGAACATCTGGTTCAGTCATCGGCGACGCCGGCAAAACTGATTGCGCCGCAGAGAGCTAAATATCCAACCGGTATTGCAGCTAATGCGATGACAGAAGCATTAGCTGAATAA
- the tnpA gene encoding IS200/IS605 family transposase, translating into MSRFEKASHVIWHCQYHIIWTPKCRFRILKDNVGKEVYRQIRILCDQLKIQIVELNVQIDHVHLLVKIPPRLSVSEVMGHLKGRTAIRLFNKFPYLRKHKLWGNHFWAKGYCVDTVGVNAEMIKKYVKYQEKHELDDKQLSLQNI; encoded by the coding sequence ATGAGTAGATTTGAAAAAGCATCCCATGTGATCTGGCATTGTCAATATCACATAATTTGGACCCCTAAGTGCCGTTTTCGTATATTGAAAGACAATGTAGGGAAAGAAGTTTATCGACAGATTCGGATATTGTGCGACCAATTGAAAATACAGATAGTTGAATTAAATGTCCAAATAGACCATGTGCATCTTTTGGTAAAAATTCCGCCTAGGTTATCAGTATCTGAAGTTATGGGTCATTTGAAAGGAAGAACAGCGATCCGATTGTTCAATAAATTTCCCTATTTGAGAAAGCATAAGTTATGGGGAAATCATTTTTGGGCAAAGGGTTATTGCGTTGACACCGTAGGTGTGAATGCAGAAATGATAAAGAAATATGTAAAGTACCAAGAGAAACACGAGCTGGATGATAAACAATTGTCATTGCAGAATATCTAA
- a CDS encoding phosphoribosylaminoimidazolesuccinocarboxamide synthase, whose protein sequence is MSLADKVLAVNDDLPIRTDKPVHSGKVRSVYWLTAEDSARLIREKGYDVPADAPLAIMVISDRISAFDCIWQGEDGLNGVPGKGAALNAISNHWFKLFKQKGLADSHILDIPHPFVWIVQKARPVMVEAIARQYITGSMWRAYSKGEREFCGITLPEGLQKEQKLPETLITPSTKGIMRGLEGVPEADDVNVSRADLERHYKAFNFLSIADIDLYEKLLKEGFNVISDALAALDEVFVDTKFEFGYVKDAAGNDKLIYMDEVGTPDSSRIWDGAAYREGKIIEQSKEGFRQWLLNHFPDPDILLNKDRMPERAALARDNKLPEAVMMDISRTYVGIAEKIIGQKLTLSENPKQEIIDILREQYQLIAE, encoded by the coding sequence ATGAGCCTTGCAGATAAAGTTCTTGCGGTAAACGACGATTTACCAATTCGCACTGATAAACCAGTCCACTCCGGTAAAGTACGTAGCGTGTACTGGCTTACAGCTGAAGACAGTGCCCGTTTGATCCGTGAAAAAGGTTACGATGTGCCTGCTGATGCGCCGCTGGCCATCATGGTGATCAGTGATCGCATCTCTGCTTTCGATTGCATTTGGCAAGGTGAAGACGGTCTAAACGGTGTGCCAGGTAAAGGTGCTGCACTAAACGCCATTTCTAATCACTGGTTCAAGCTGTTCAAACAAAAAGGTTTGGCTGACAGCCACATTCTGGATATTCCGCATCCGTTTGTATGGATCGTGCAAAAAGCCCGTCCGGTAATGGTTGAAGCCATTGCTCGTCAGTACATCACAGGCTCCATGTGGCGTGCATACAGCAAAGGCGAACGTGAATTCTGCGGCATTACCCTGCCTGAAGGGCTGCAGAAAGAACAAAAACTGCCAGAAACACTGATCACCCCATCCACCAAAGGTATTATGCGTGGCTTGGAAGGTGTACCAGAAGCGGATGACGTTAACGTTTCCCGCGCCGATCTGGAACGTCATTATAAAGCCTTCAATTTCCTAAGCATTGCCGATATCGATCTGTATGAAAAATTGCTGAAAGAAGGTTTCAATGTGATCAGCGACGCCTTAGCCGCACTGGATGAAGTCTTTGTAGATACTAAATTTGAATTTGGTTATGTCAAAGATGCGGCCGGCAACGACAAGTTGATCTATATGGATGAAGTTGGCACACCAGATAGCTCTCGCATTTGGGATGGCGCTGCTTATCGTGAAGGCAAAATCATTGAGCAATCCAAAGAAGGCTTCCGTCAGTGGTTGCTGAACCATTTCCCTGATCCTGACATTCTGCTCAATAAAGACCGTATGCCTGAACGTGCTGCACTGGCACGCGATAACAAGTTGCCGGAAGCCGTTATGATGGATATTTCCCGCACTTATGTTGGTATCGCAGAAAAAATCATCGGTCAGAAACTGACGTTGAGTGAAAATCCGAAACAGGAAATCATCGATATTCTGCGCGAACAGTATCAACTGATCGCTGAATAA
- the galR gene encoding HTH-type transcriptional regulator GalR, producing MATIKDVARLAGVSVATVSRVLNSSPKTSPESREAVKKAMDELKYHPNANARALSHQGNETLGIVVGDVSSPFFGIMVKAVDQIAYATGNFLLVGNSYHDAKRERKAIEQLLRHQCAGIVVHAMMLSDEELQHFMAHVPGMVMINRTVPGYESRCINLDNRFGAELATNHLIQQGHRSIAFLSSSYRIADAFERQQGYIDALTQHGIPVDERLIIQGTPDEIGGERAVVELLSQGRKVTGIVCYNDPMAAGALSALTDNGIKIPTQISVVGFDDVLIANYLQPHLTTIRYPVIDMATQAARLAIALAHGEPAPDVTNLFIPTLVRRYSVTPVVPA from the coding sequence ATGGCGACCATCAAAGATGTTGCCCGTCTGGCGGGCGTGTCGGTGGCGACTGTTTCCCGCGTGCTGAATAGTTCACCGAAAACGAGCCCGGAATCGCGGGAAGCGGTGAAAAAAGCCATGGATGAACTGAAATATCATCCAAATGCCAACGCGCGCGCACTCTCTCATCAGGGCAATGAAACGCTGGGGATTGTCGTGGGCGATGTGTCATCCCCTTTTTTCGGCATTATGGTAAAAGCGGTCGATCAGATTGCTTATGCCACCGGCAATTTTTTGCTGGTAGGGAATAGCTATCATGATGCCAAGCGGGAACGGAAAGCCATAGAGCAACTGCTGCGGCATCAATGTGCCGGTATCGTCGTGCATGCCATGATGCTGTCAGATGAAGAGTTACAGCATTTTATGGCGCATGTGCCGGGTATGGTGATGATCAACCGGACGGTGCCGGGTTATGAGTCGCGCTGTATCAATTTAGATAATCGCTTTGGCGCTGAATTGGCAACAAATCACCTTATTCAACAAGGGCATAGGTCCATTGCCTTTCTGTCATCCTCCTACCGCATTGCGGATGCTTTTGAGCGTCAGCAAGGCTATATCGATGCATTAACCCAGCATGGCATTCCGGTCGATGAGCGATTAATTATTCAGGGAACACCTGACGAAATTGGCGGTGAGCGCGCAGTCGTTGAGTTGTTAAGTCAAGGTCGGAAGGTGACCGGAATTGTCTGTTATAACGACCCGATGGCGGCAGGAGCACTGTCGGCGTTGACGGATAATGGTATTAAGATTCCAACCCAGATCTCGGTTGTTGGTTTTGATGACGTGCTGATTGCCAACTATTTGCAGCCGCATTTAACGACAATCCGCTATCCGGTTATCGATATGGCAACCCAAGCTGCTCGTTTAGCCATTGCCTTGGCGCACGGTGAGCCAGCCCCTGATGTGACTAATTTGTTCATACCGACACTGGTGCGCCGCTATTCTGTGACACCGGTGGTTCCTGCCTAA
- a CDS encoding extracellular solute-binding protein yields the protein MSFEKNNLVRNLTLGVVVATCSMSALAKKNELTVWAWDPNFNIAIMEQAKATYQKAHPDVAIKVVDFAKADLEQKMHTMLASGMTKSLPDIVLVEDYNAPKFLSSYPGAFAAMDGKVDYTKFAPYKVELMTMNGKTYGMPFDSGVTGMYYRKDLLAQAGFKPEDMQNITWDRFIEIGKAVKAKTGKAMLGNDPNDPGLVRVMMQSAGSWYFDEKGALNIKNNEALKEALRIEKSMTDAGIVRPTMGWSEWVGAVNHGDVATITTGVWITASVKAGADQAGKWAVAPTPRLNIKGGTNQSNLGGSSWYVISTSDNSDQAIDFLNSTFGKDSAFYQQILTDRGAVGSYLPARSGKAYQQPDAFFGGQAIYSDFANWLGKVPKVNYGYYTYEADAALAAQLPAYFQGMPLEQVLEQIDSQLAAQIQ from the coding sequence ATGAGTTTCGAAAAAAACAATCTCGTTCGTAACCTGACTCTGGGTGTCGTTGTGGCAACCTGTAGCATGTCTGCGCTGGCTAAAAAGAATGAACTGACCGTTTGGGCATGGGACCCTAACTTCAATATCGCGATCATGGAGCAGGCGAAAGCGACCTACCAAAAAGCTCATCCTGATGTTGCTATTAAAGTCGTTGATTTTGCGAAAGCCGATCTTGAGCAGAAGATGCACACCATGCTGGCTTCCGGCATGACCAAATCATTGCCTGATATTGTGCTGGTGGAAGATTACAACGCCCCTAAATTCCTGAGTTCATATCCCGGCGCTTTTGCGGCGATGGATGGCAAAGTCGATTACACCAAATTTGCCCCCTACAAGGTTGAACTGATGACCATGAACGGCAAAACCTATGGTATGCCATTCGATTCCGGTGTCACGGGGATGTATTACCGCAAAGACCTGCTGGCTCAGGCCGGTTTCAAACCAGAAGATATGCAGAACATTACCTGGGATCGTTTTATTGAGATCGGTAAAGCCGTGAAAGCGAAAACCGGCAAAGCGATGTTAGGTAATGACCCGAATGATCCGGGTTTGGTGCGAGTCATGATGCAGTCTGCTGGCAGCTGGTATTTCGATGAGAAAGGCGCATTAAACATCAAAAATAACGAAGCGCTGAAAGAAGCACTACGTATTGAAAAAAGCATGACCGATGCCGGTATTGTACGGCCAACCATGGGTTGGTCTGAGTGGGTGGGGGCGGTGAATCATGGTGATGTAGCCACGATTACCACGGGTGTGTGGATCACGGCTTCCGTAAAAGCCGGTGCGGATCAGGCCGGTAAATGGGCGGTTGCACCAACACCTCGTTTGAACATCAAAGGTGGCACCAATCAATCTAATCTGGGTGGTTCCAGCTGGTATGTCATCTCTACCTCTGACAATAGCGATCAAGCCATCGATTTCCTGAATAGCACCTTTGGTAAAGACAGTGCCTTCTATCAGCAGATCCTGACTGATCGCGGTGCGGTGGGTTCTTATCTGCCAGCGCGTAGTGGTAAAGCTTATCAGCAACCGGATGCGTTCTTTGGTGGTCAGGCCATCTACAGCGATTTTGCCAACTGGTTGGGTAAGGTGCCGAAAGTGAATTACGGTTACTACACCTATGAAGCCGATGCTGCCCTCGCTGCTCAGTTACCTGCTTATTTTCAAGGAATGCCACTGGAACAAGTGCTGGAACAGATCGACAGCCAGTTAGCGGCTCAAATTCAATAG
- a CDS encoding circularly permuted type 2 ATP-grasp protein has product MLKVHLPGPGLYDEMLQPDGQCRSHYETYWQWLTRTDEKTIKQKQEEANLLFHRVGITFNVYGEEDGAERLIPFDNIPRIIPASEWQQLDKGIRQRVTALNAFLHDIYHEQHILKAGVIPAAQVLANAQYQPCMQGVDLHRNTYAHITGVDMIRNHDGSYYVLEDNLRTPSGVSYMLENRKMMMRLFPELFRQQRIAPVERYPALLLQTLRESSPVDNPNVVVMTPGRFNSAYFEHSFLAQQMGVELVESADLMVRDGKVFMRTTTGPQRVDVIYRRIDDAFLDPLAFNPTSLIGVPGLLSAYRSGGVVLANAIGTGVADDKSIYPYVPNMIKFYLDEEPILHNVPTWQCREQDDLRYVLEHLDELVVKEVHGAGGYGMLIGPCASKAEIAKFRDLLKARPDNYIAQPTLSLSTCPTFVESGVAPRHIDLRPFVLSGKEIRLIPGGLTRVALTEGSLVVNSSQGGGTKDTWVMEDNLC; this is encoded by the coding sequence ATGCTAAAAGTCCACCTACCGGGTCCCGGGTTATACGATGAAATGTTACAACCTGACGGACAATGCCGAAGCCATTACGAGACCTACTGGCAATGGCTGACCCGAACTGACGAAAAAACGATTAAACAGAAACAAGAAGAAGCAAATCTGCTGTTCCACCGAGTTGGCATCACGTTCAACGTTTACGGTGAAGAAGACGGCGCCGAACGACTTATCCCTTTCGATAATATCCCACGCATCATTCCTGCCAGCGAATGGCAACAGCTCGACAAAGGCATTCGCCAACGAGTTACCGCACTGAATGCATTCTTACATGACATCTATCACGAACAGCACATATTGAAAGCCGGTGTTATTCCTGCAGCACAAGTGCTGGCTAACGCGCAATATCAGCCCTGTATGCAAGGCGTTGATCTACACCGTAACACCTATGCGCACATCACTGGCGTGGACATGATCCGCAACCATGATGGCAGTTATTACGTGCTGGAAGATAACCTGCGCACGCCATCTGGCGTTTCTTATATGTTGGAAAACCGCAAAATGATGATGCGGTTATTCCCTGAATTGTTCCGCCAGCAACGGATTGCACCGGTAGAACGTTACCCTGCCCTACTGCTGCAAACATTACGCGAAAGTAGCCCGGTCGATAACCCTAATGTGGTGGTGATGACACCGGGTCGCTTCAATAGCGCCTATTTTGAACACAGCTTCTTAGCGCAACAGATGGGTGTCGAGCTGGTTGAAAGCGCCGATCTGATGGTGCGTGACGGCAAAGTATTTATGCGCACCACCACCGGCCCACAGCGTGTGGATGTTATATATCGCCGTATTGATGATGCATTCCTTGATCCGCTGGCGTTTAACCCAACTTCACTGATCGGGGTGCCGGGGTTACTGTCGGCTTACCGCTCTGGTGGCGTGGTATTGGCCAATGCGATTGGCACGGGTGTCGCCGACGATAAATCGATCTACCCGTATGTGCCGAACATGATCAAGTTCTATCTGGATGAAGAGCCGATTTTGCACAACGTACCGACGTGGCAGTGCCGAGAGCAAGATGATCTGCGTTATGTGCTGGAGCATTTAGATGAACTGGTGGTGAAAGAGGTTCATGGTGCTGGCGGCTACGGCATGTTGATCGGCCCCTGCGCCAGCAAAGCAGAAATCGCCAAATTCCGCGATTTATTGAAAGCGCGGCCAGACAACTATATCGCGCAACCGACCCTTTCGCTTTCTACCTGCCCGACCTTTGTCGAATCTGGTGTAGCGCCGCGGCACATTGATTTACGCCCATTTGTCTTAAGCGGTAAAGAAATCCGGCTGATCCCTGGTGGTTTAACGCGCGTTGCGCTCACCGAAGGCTCGCTGGTGGTGAACTCCTCTCAGGGTGGTGGCACAAAAGATACCTGGGTTATGGAGGACAACTTATGCTGA
- a CDS encoding thiopurine S-methyltransferase, whose product MSNQQWKAKWKRDDIAFHQSKINPLLPQFWSTLDLTVGDTVLVPLCGKSLDMDWLLDAGYKVFGIELSHIAIQAFFAGRGLVPNRQRHGRFVRWSHGNVEIWCGDLFDLCAADLLNISAIYDCAALTALPEQTRRQYVRHLGELLPLTSQILLLTTESADDITSILPLAIDSEVASLYASRYSIELLHGKQCMKIDPEYPHEPARMLEEKVYRMRPH is encoded by the coding sequence ATGAGCAACCAGCAATGGAAAGCGAAGTGGAAGCGTGATGATATCGCGTTTCATCAGTCAAAAATTAACCCGCTGTTACCGCAATTCTGGTCAACACTCGACTTAACTGTCGGCGATACGGTGCTGGTTCCTTTATGTGGCAAAAGTCTGGATATGGACTGGCTGCTGGATGCGGGCTATAAGGTTTTCGGCATTGAGTTGAGTCATATTGCGATTCAGGCTTTTTTTGCGGGTCGAGGTTTGGTGCCAAATCGACAACGGCATGGCCGTTTTGTTCGTTGGTCGCATGGTAATGTGGAAATCTGGTGTGGTGATCTGTTCGATCTTTGTGCCGCTGATCTACTTAATATTAGCGCTATCTACGATTGTGCTGCATTGACTGCGTTGCCTGAACAGACTCGTCGGCAGTATGTTCGTCATTTGGGGGAGTTGTTACCTTTAACGAGCCAGATCTTATTACTGACAACCGAATCTGCCGATGACATCACGTCGATATTACCATTAGCGATAGACAGTGAAGTGGCTAGCCTCTATGCGTCTCGCTATAGCATTGAATTGTTGCATGGTAAGCAGTGTATGAAGATCGACCCGGAATATCCGCATGAACCAGCCAGAATGCTGGAAGAAAAAGTATATCGAATGCGGCCTCATTAG
- a CDS encoding S1-like domain-containing RNA-binding protein, with amino-acid sequence MIQLGRMNSLPIIKIDEKGAWLDADDLGHVFVPQSQLPEAIKEGSTLAVFPYLDGDSELVISADKPLVQVGEFAGLKVISASRIGAFLDWGLKKDLFVPANEQAKPMQTGHTYVVYVYLDRESRPTATSRLDHYLSIEMPQYEPWEEVDLLICEQTDLGYKVIVNKKFWGLIFYNEIFTTIKIGQRTKGYIKKIHEDGKLDVTLNKPGLARKDEAGEKILARLQKQGGFLPVGDKSSPELIYSQFSMSKGTFKKAIGGLFKQGLITIEDGGIRLV; translated from the coding sequence ATGATCCAACTTGGCCGCATGAATTCCCTCCCAATAATTAAAATCGATGAAAAAGGCGCCTGGTTGGATGCAGATGATTTAGGCCATGTGTTTGTGCCACAAAGTCAGTTGCCGGAAGCCATTAAAGAAGGCAGCACACTGGCTGTGTTCCCCTATCTTGATGGCGATAGTGAACTGGTCATCAGCGCCGATAAACCGTTAGTCCAGGTCGGCGAATTTGCTGGCCTGAAAGTGATCTCTGCCAGTCGCATTGGTGCCTTCCTCGATTGGGGTTTGAAGAAAGACCTGTTTGTGCCCGCCAATGAACAAGCCAAACCAATGCAAACCGGCCATACCTACGTAGTCTATGTTTATCTCGATCGCGAAAGCCGCCCGACTGCTACCAGCCGCCTCGATCATTACCTGAGCATTGAAATGCCTCAGTATGAACCTTGGGAAGAAGTTGATTTGCTGATCTGCGAACAAACCGATCTCGGCTATAAAGTGATCGTGAATAAAAAATTCTGGGGCCTGATTTTCTACAACGAAATTTTCACGACCATTAAAATCGGTCAGCGCACCAAAGGCTATATCAAAAAAATTCATGAAGATGGCAAACTCGATGTCACGCTGAATAAGCCGGGTTTAGCACGTAAAGATGAAGCAGGTGAAAAAATTCTGGCGCGTCTGCAAAAACAAGGCGGCTTCCTGCCTGTCGGTGACAAGAGTTCACCTGAGCTGATTTACTCTCAGTTCAGCATGAGCAAAGGTACATTTAAGAAAGCCATTGGCGGCCTGTTTAAGCAAGGGCTGATCACCATTGAAGATGGTGGCATCCGGTTGGTTTAA